The following DNA comes from Metopolophium dirhodum isolate CAU chromosome 8, ASM1992520v1, whole genome shotgun sequence.
CtaactttaaaatgttaataaatcaatattattgaatttgaaatCTCCATAGACCTTTTTAAAATCCACAGTACTTCATGtttaactaacaaaaaaaattagtagctttttattaaattgtagttactaaaaatgagaaaaataataaacggcTTAACTAAAAGGGTGATAAACCTAGTCTGATTACAATAAGACacttcttaaaaatttaaaaaatcttaagtAGTTTCAAGTATGGGTTTTTAATTGTACTTAGAAATCCCTaatatcagaatttgaataaatgctgttgattaaaaatttaCTTGCTTTAATGTTTAACAgagaaaatttaaagtttattaatcACAATggaaaacaaaagtaaaatacttctaaaatttcaataaagcaattatttttcatttcaacagtgtaatatatttattttaaggaatgataattctaatattgtaaaaatacaatgcgtatttaaacacaatttattgaataaaaaaaaaaatgaacgatAATTCATAGTTGACAAAAATTATCTAGTCCAGTACTCTAGAAGTaccttgataaaataaaatgtattacccaTGTTCCTATAGGAGGTGGGACGGGGTTTTAATCAAaacaatatactttaaaattataggcTAAACATGTTAACttgttaatttcaatattttataattgtgcTAATaatcgaaatatatttttaacctttTACTAAACATGCTCAAACATCAGactcaaattattatacttactcaAACGATTAATCGAGATAATAATAGTTGATAGGTCATTTATAAAATCCCAATTACGACTGTAtggttattttatgtaattaatacaaataaatagtcATCCAGAGGTTCCTTCTTCACATGAATGAGAAGGAGTATAGAGGGTGTTTTGTTTCAATCACTCACTTTTTAATTCAATTctcatttgtttattttaatatataaatgttttatttcattacctTGGCCTTagtgttatacatattatagaatacGTACATTGAATTTACCTGAAGACAATCAACTGTATTTATATACTAGAAGAAGGTTTAAGAAGGTATTTTGACTGCCGAACACCAGTTCAGTATTAAGGTGTAATGCCACCGGGAGCACACATATTTTGCCTCCTCAAACCCTCCCCTATCCAACACAATACtgacaattacaaaaaaaaaaacctagtgaataaaatgtacctatacaatgaaGATACTTAGTCATATTGCTCTctggataaaatattaatgttgggCGAAGGTTTTTAGAATTCATATAATTCAATTACATACTTACAacgtaatcaataattaaatcaattatataaaatatagtttatgtttagttttGTGGATATGAACtacaaaaaatacgattttattgtgtagaaaataaatgataatttcgAAAAGTTGTTCAGTATAACTGTATACAGTACTAAGTAGAGAAAATCTATAGAGTATAGAGATTATGAATGACACTTTTACTTACACTTTACTACCAGAAAATGGAGCCAATGATACACAAATAAACGCACACATTAAATACATCTATGTATTACCAAAATAACTAAGGCACTTagcttagaatttaaaattgtggatattttaatagcaactttggttttttttatattctggaGACCTAATTTCACtctttttaaatacatagtatttattaacaatttccAAATGGTGATGATCGTAACTTGTAGAGCGTTAACAAACTGTCCACAGACTACAATATAGTGAGTACTGACTACTGAGTATCTATTGTatgtctgtataataataataatctggaTTGGAATTGTATATCACTTATAATTgcttaaataacattaaatatggcaaaatatgcaataaaacaacaaattatgcaaaaatagttggtatgaaattaattatgagAACTTTTTGAAGTTAATAGTGAATATTGCTGATACTTgacacatattattacctaccccTAATAACTACAATATATATCCTCATCCATCGACTGCATAGACATATCGTATTTATACCAATCTAGCTTATTTAGATCTCTGTATATGTTACAAgtatataaaagttttattattattaaaaatacaaacgtatatatcataatttttaattaaataggtggaataaaacggaaaatgttataataatatataatctaggTGAAAGAATGCcgcctatttaaaattttgacactGGAGCAAATGCCCCACTATGTCCCGCCATTAAACACGCCTCTGCCTAGCACTGTCTAAGTAATTCCTGGGAAACTTATGCTTTtaggatttaaatattttcagattaaaatgtttttattcattgaagcaatcagaaaaaaaacaatagcaaCAATAATTaccattgtattattttatgaaacttaAATCAAATTGTACTTGTTAAGTTTACATTAGTATTTTACATCATTACTATTAATTGTACTCTATTTTCAAGGTATAAAGAAGCTGAATCAAGATTCCTTGAAGCACTCGAaagaattaaacaaattaaacaacctATAATAGCTAATAAATGGGAATCACTTTTCAACAATTTGGGACATGTATATCGAAAGATGAAGAACTATGATAAAGCCCTAGAGTATCATAAACAAGTAAGAACCCTCACACaaaaataacttgaaatttattgtacatattaatttaaactttgatTGTTTTTAAGGCTTTAGTTATATCTCCTATGAACACATCTACATTAACATGTATTGGATTTGTTCAGTcgctcaataataattttagagatGCTGTGGATACATTTCATAAGGCTTTGGGCCAAAAACGAGAAGATACATTTAGTAGTACCATGTTAACATGCGTTTTGGAAATATGCATAGAAGATCCTcctttatttaatgattattcagaTGAAGCAACAGAATCATTAAAACTTgaactaaacaaaaaattaccgAAAACCAATAGATTGTTAAAAATGAATGATGATAATGACGTCGTACTACCATTCAGAAATCCTAATTTAAGACTCTGGAACAGAAGACTAAAAAAGAAAACTGAAGATACAAGTAGTAATGATCCTTTAGAAGATATCAGTAGTAACAACCCTACTGAAGATATCAGTAGTAACAAAATGACTGATGATACCAGTAGTAATACTAATATAGGTGATACTAGTTGTAATACTGTAGGAGATACTAGTAGTAGTGCAATGGTTATAGATTCAAGTTCAGCTGCTGATAATTCTAGCATTAATATGGACTTATCAACAAATATGTCTGGAAATTCTGATAGTTCTAAGTAATACTAATAgggtcattaaaaaaaaaatggacattttttatattttacctaataaataattactgaattttaaattatagatatttatctaccaaatattttatattacagaaataaatatagttataattttgattactatttgatgtattttgtataatataataaaaatatattaatatttacagcaATACAGctgaatacttatataaaagtgatatttcttcaataattaatatagaatttaaaaaattatgtaaaagtaataatagtagactaaattttttttagttttgtccAAGTAACATATTTACAGTAATACCTGGTGTATTTAAAGCCAAAATACTACTGCTGGTTCAATGTTGAAATAACCATGGCTATCTTAGCACCTCACTAAAGTTTGTTAAAAATGAAACTTAATTACTAAATAGGTAAACATAAAATTCTTTGGCATATGGTAAACGACTAGTTTTCAGgaagattaaacaaaacattgcAAAATTGTTGACAATAATGTCTGGGCtgataattagtttaatttaatattcaatgtacCAACTTTTATGTTAACTATTAAGTagaactttaaaatttattattttaaagtgacTTAGAAGAtacttggatttttattttataagacttAGCTATCAAGGcatgcatttaatattattactaaacttgACTTAAGATACCAagaccattttaaaaatatttctgtcAGATTCTCAATTCTTAACTAGATATACGTTCTGcaccaaatattattaatgtgacTTAAAATGATTAGACCAAAACAAATTTCACTAATAGTGAGTTATAGTTTTGACTTGCGTGATCTGTaccaacaaaaattaaaaacatttgattcCAAAAACACTTATTTATACCATACGGCTTACCTAGGATTTTATCAAAGActagataattttattatagcagACATAAAACTGATAATGGAAGGTTTAAGAAAAAACACTagattatagtaaaaataaataagtatatttcacaaaattaaataaagatatatcatgcattttagtttttgtaattaaatacaaatttcaagAATAACATTAATGTAACAAATAAAAAGCACTGTCAGTGAAAACCCCAGTAATAATCTTTTTGTTTGcccatcataaaaaaaaaataaagaacattaattaaataaatattttaacaaaattgtactcttaatacataataataatttctcaaaacataacaataaaaaaaataagtggaTAGTTCTCATATTCATTGCTCCACTTCAaacctataacaatttttttaaattaatttggtataaattaaataataataaaacttactGATGCGTAGGTGAAGAAAAACTGTTGTTATTAGGAGATGTAAATCTTGGTGGTGAACTTATGCTAGTTGGAGTGTGTTTAGAATTTCGCATTAACGGACGATGTGTACTTAATGTAGTACTTGTATGTTTCCAATTCCAACAACCACGGCAATAGTAACGATAGCACAACTGATCTCTACAGAAGTATGGTCCAAGTTGAATGTTACAAACACTGCAAGCACTATCTTCTAAATATGGATCAACCTGAATCTAAAaagttacaattaataatattcaattagagtaaaaatatgtttaacttACCACTTTGCAAAACTTAGGAGTTTTAACTTCCACAAATGATGCAGCCACAGCTTTTGTATACGATTGGTAAGTACTAAAGGTTACTCTGCCTGAACCAATTGGATACTTATATTTGTCAGTATCAATTCctacgaaacaaaaaaaaaagtattagaaataaataaaatgtcatgCTTGtccagtttatatattatatacctgcatATGAAACATTGCCAAATAAATCATCCATAATTCTAAATAATCCTTGTGCATTCATCATTCCATGCAATGCACCCACAAATACAGTCCTGGTAGGATCTAACTTTTGAGAAGGATGTTTGACACAATTACTGTCATTTATAAGCCATGGAATTACTTGCACTTCTTTGCCTTTCATTTTTCGcgaagaaattttgaaataatagttTCCATTTGATCCTTTAGTACTAGACTCCAACAACTGTTTCACCATTTGATCAGATTGCATTATTACATAGACATAACCTTTGGGCTGATTTATGTTCGTTGATGTGCCTGGCCATTCAATTTTAACAGATCCAAATTGACCAAAAGCCATGATCAACCCATCTTCAGTTATGTCCCATGGTACACCTCCCAAAAATACTTTGCATGAATAATTCGGAGAGCTATGTACAATTTTAGGAAGTTGACCACTCCAAGTAAATACAGGATCCTTATGCAAGCCACCTAGTAAAACaaaagtacattttataaaatattaatttatacacaatGTATACCTACAGACATGAAAACTTTgaatacaacaattattgttcttaaaatatatatagaatatagaataattaatacttactgAACGAATTGCGATTCAAAGTTCGATTTTCAATTTGGTTATTATTGCTATCATTTTTTGGTCTCGTAGGGGACCAAAATGGAGGAGGAGATCTCTTCTCATAAACAGGAGACTGTCCAGCGGCTGGGGAACCATATCGGGTGGGATATTGACTTTGGTTAGCCAATAATGTGCTCAGTAAATTTTGAGTTTGATGATGTATATTATCACCAGCAGACAATCTCCCACTCGATATGCGTTGCATGTTAGCTAAGTCTTGTTCAGTCAATGGAGATGAACCATAAGGATTAATATTAACTTGattctaaaaatagaaaaatatttttttagtataaaataagtacctagagtaaaaaatatattatatacatactattatatcagATGCAGCTTCCGGGCTGTTGGATATGTCCGAATCATCGGGAGTATTAGATCTGGACCCAATCGTAAGATGCGACATCAGAGGATCACTACCATCACTAAATGTAGGCGAAATACGATACTGTTGTTGCGGGATCTGATAACCGCCGTAAGACGCAAACGATAAATCCAATTTCGGTCGACGCAGATTTTTACGTCCGATTTCACTAACTTCCTCAGCTTGACTGACACTTCCAAAATCGGTCATATTTGACACACTTCTATCCGCGAGATATGGCAAATGAAGAGAGTTTCGTCTTAAATTTGCTAACTGCtcctacaaaaataatatcagttttaataaattgatttcaAATACTAATTTActtgcataaaaaaaacaaattattatttattaaacataaaacgaATTAATGCATAGCAACGATTATTGTTAATATCAGTGCCagagattaataaaaataagtttgccatagatagaatattatacaattattggttTGGTATAAGTGTAAAAAGTATTGAACTCACCTGAGCTGTATATTGGCGTGTTGAATAATTAGGCACAGATTGCCGACCAATCATTGAACTGCGCGGCGTACTCAAAGAAAAATA
Coding sequences within:
- the LOC132950382 gene encoding cytoplasmic polyadenylation element-binding protein 1 — its product is MSTFRRGSIFQNQDVPEVTSPSVGQDRSTRDYNSFFSSPDQSLSPSRNNSGESLNSSEYFSLSTPRSSMIGRQSVPNYSTRQYTAQEQLANLRRNSLHLPYLADRSVSNMTDFGSVSQAEEVSEIGRKNLRRPKLDLSFASYGGYQIPQQQYRISPTFSDGSDPLMSHLTIGSRSNTPDDSDISNSPEAASDIINQVNINPYGSSPLTEQDLANMQRISSGRLSAGDNIHHQTQNLLSTLLANQSQYPTRYGSPAAGQSPVYEKRSPPPFWSPTRPKNDSNNNQIENRTLNRNSFSGLHKDPVFTWSGQLPKIVHSSPNYSCKVFLGGVPWDITEDGLIMAFGQFGSVKIEWPGTSTNINQPKGYVYVIMQSDQMVKQLLESSTKGSNGNYYFKISSRKMKGKEVQVIPWLINDSNCVKHPSQKLDPTRTVFVGALHGMMNAQGLFRIMDDLFGNVSYAGIDTDKYKYPIGSGRVTFSTYQSYTKAVAASFVEVKTPKFCKVIQVDPYLEDSACSVCNIQLGPYFCRDQLCYRYYCRGCWNWKHTSTTLSTHRPLMRNSKHTPTSISSPPRFTSPNNNSFSSPTHQFEVEQ